In Limibacter armeniacum, a single window of DNA contains:
- a CDS encoding LptF/LptG family permease: MFKKLDKLLLKAFSGPFILTFFIVLFIFHSQFMISKFKYLVGKGLGLDVYGELFFYFALSLVPVSLPLAVLLASLMTFGNLGQHSEITAIKASGINMLRVLRPVAIVTVFVMLAALVYNDTVVPWSNLKGYSLLYDAKQKKPTLELTEGAFYNGLDGYSIKVDKKLEDGKSIEGVIIYKHNNVRGNKEVILAKSGTMETVMDETYLLMRLFEGRAYSEQEDKKKQSDIQYVTNMFDTAQFFFSMESYGLGETKEDLFKGHNLMKTRTQMLTEKDSVTKAFGNYNEMLVKNFESQFYYQNSLRTGNYDEQKKDSADVELVGGRFNPEKPTTNMRIVSSAYNSAVSFSNVINSNVTRMMNQQRQLAKYEVDINKKVTSAVAILVMFLIGAPLGAIIKKGGLGVPVIISVIFFVVYYITTITGEKMAKELVLTPVVGSWISNLLLFVIGVLFLIQAKNDVRLFDADYYAVFFKKLFKKSDEN, from the coding sequence ATGTTCAAGAAGCTAGACAAACTTTTACTGAAGGCTTTTTCAGGGCCTTTTATCCTGACATTTTTTATAGTGCTTTTCATTTTCCATTCACAGTTCATGATCAGCAAGTTCAAATACTTGGTGGGAAAAGGATTGGGACTGGATGTATATGGTGAATTGTTTTTCTATTTCGCATTGTCACTGGTGCCGGTTTCGTTGCCATTGGCAGTCTTGCTGGCTTCACTGATGACTTTCGGTAATCTGGGGCAGCATTCAGAAATCACAGCCATCAAGGCATCAGGTATCAATATGTTGCGTGTGTTGAGACCTGTAGCGATTGTGACAGTATTTGTGATGCTTGCAGCTTTGGTCTACAATGATACAGTAGTTCCTTGGTCCAACCTGAAAGGTTACAGTCTTCTGTATGATGCCAAACAGAAAAAGCCAACTTTGGAACTAACCGAAGGAGCGTTCTATAATGGTCTGGATGGTTACAGTATCAAGGTTGACAAGAAACTGGAAGATGGTAAATCCATTGAAGGGGTAATCATCTATAAGCATAATAATGTCCGTGGTAACAAGGAAGTGATTTTGGCTAAATCAGGTACCATGGAGACTGTGATGGATGAGACATACCTACTGATGAGACTTTTCGAAGGTCGTGCTTACAGTGAGCAGGAGGATAAGAAAAAGCAGTCAGACATACAGTATGTTACCAATATGTTTGATACGGCGCAGTTCTTCTTCAGCATGGAGTCATATGGGTTGGGAGAAACCAAGGAAGACCTTTTCAAAGGACATAACTTGATGAAAACCCGCACTCAAATGCTTACAGAAAAAGACTCTGTAACAAAAGCATTTGGCAATTATAATGAGATGCTGGTGAAAAACTTTGAATCTCAGTTCTATTATCAGAATAGCCTAAGAACAGGTAATTATGATGAGCAGAAAAAAGATTCAGCTGATGTGGAATTGGTAGGTGGCAGGTTCAATCCCGAAAAGCCAACAACCAATATGCGTATAGTGTCAAGCGCTTATAATAGCGCTGTGAGTTTCTCAAATGTCATTAATTCAAATGTAACCCGTATGATGAACCAGCAACGTCAGCTGGCTAAATATGAGGTAGATATCAATAAGAAAGTCACCTCTGCAGTGGCAATTTTGGTCATGTTCTTGATTGGAGCTCCATTAGGTGCTATTATCAAGAAAGGTGGCTTGGGTGTTCCTGTAATTATATCGGTTATATTCTTTGTGGTTTATTACATTACAACCATTACAGGTGAAAAAATGGCTAAAGAATTGGTGCTGACTCCAGTTGTAG